A section of the Larus michahellis chromosome 1, bLarMic1.1, whole genome shotgun sequence genome encodes:
- the SLC26A5 gene encoding prestin isoform X3 yields MDVTVCFSVESVKLFFRGSCSVRSIMEHVQEHEVSLEQTPRYCVERPIYNEELLQGQLHRQERTPQTLRQKIAHSCRCSSKKAKSHLYRCLPILNWLPRYPVKEYLLGDIISGISTGVMQLPQGLAYALLAAVPPVFGLYSSFYPVFLYTFFGTSKHISIGTFAVISMMVGGVAVRQVPDEVISVGYNSTNVTDSLEYFDARNMKRVQVAVTLAFLSGIIQLCLGLLRFGFVAIYLTEPLVRGFTTAAAVHVFTSQLKYLLGIKTSRYSGPLSVVYSIAAVLSKITTTNIAALIVGLTCIVLLLIGKEINLRFKKKLPVPIPMEIIVVIIGTGVSAGMNLSESYRVDVVGNIPQGLRAPAVPDIQLIPAIFVDAIAIAIVGFSMAVSMAKIFALKHGYTIDGNQELIALGICNSVGSFFQSFSVTCSMSRSLVQESTGGKTQIAGALSSVMVLLVIVAIGYLFEPLPQTVLAAIVMVNLKGMFKQFGDVAHFWRTSKIELAIWVVAFVASLFLGLDYGLLTAVAFAMITVIYRTQRPQYRILGQIPDTDIYCDVEEYKEVKEYPGIKIFQANASLYFANSESYTSALKKKTGVDPCAILAARRKAQKRHAREIKKANALRKKAVLKLVNSSTNDVEASVKHEIANDELPVNGRFASADASVQDMSSDEQEHFVEPKPNIHSLILDFAPVNFVDSVGAKTLKSIIKEYKEVGVCVCIASCSGPVMSELTRLNFFDNAVTRESLFHSIHDAVLACQGKDRSASQAAFDL; encoded by the exons GTTTTTCAGTGGAGAGTGTGAAACTGTTCTTCCGTGGTTCCTGCTCCGTGAGATCAATTATGGAACATGTTCAAGAACATGAGGTATCTCTTGAGCAAACCCCGAGGTATTGTGTGGAGAGACCAATATATAACGAGGAGCTCTTGCAAGGACAGCTGCACAGACAAGAAAGAACACCTCAGACTTTAAGGCAGAAGATTGCACATTCTTGTCG ttgCTCTTCTAAGAAAGCCAAGTCTCATCTTTACAGATGCTTACCGATTTTAAACTGGCTTCCCCGTTACCCAGTGAAAGAATACTTATTAGGAGACATTATCTCAGGTATAAGCACTGGGGTTATGCAGCTTCCTCAAG GTTTAGCCTATGCTTTGCTGGCAGCTGTTCCCCCCGTATTTGGCCTATATTCTTCATTTTATCCTGTCTTTCTATATACTTTTTTTGGAACCTCCAAGCACATATCAATAG GCACCTTTGCTGTGATTAGTATGATGGTTGGTGGCGTTGCTGTGAGACAAGTGCCTGATGAAGTGATATCTGTAGGCTATAATTCTACTAATGTTACAGATTCCCTTGAATATTTTGATGCTAGGAATATGAAGAGAGTACAGGTAGCTGTGACTCTCGCCTTTCTTTCAGGAATTATCCAG TTGTGTTTAGGTCTCCTTCGATTTGGATTTGTAGCCATCTATCTAACGGAGCCTCTGGTGCGAGGATTTACTACTGCTGCTGCAGTTCATGTCTTTACTTCTCAATTAAAGTATCTTCTTGGCATTAAGACTAGCCGATACAGTGGACCTCTCTCAGTTGTATAC AGCATAGCTgctgtgctttcaaaaataacaacGACAAATATTGCTGCATTGATTGTTGGATTAACGTGCATTGTTCTATTGTTGATTGGCAAGGAAATCAATCTCCGGTTTAAGAAGAAGCTCCCAGTTCCTATTCCTATGGAGATCATTGTG GTAATTATTGGCACAGGAGTTTCAGCTGGAATGAATCTGAGTGAGTCATACAGAGTGGATGTTGTTGGGAACATTCCTCAAGG GTTACGTGCACCAGCAGTTCCTGATATTCAGCTCATCCCAGCAATATTTGTGGATGCGATAGCAATAGCGATAGTTGGATTTTCAATGGCTGTATCAATGGCCAAGATCTTTGCCCTTAAACATGGTTACACCATTGATGGGAATCAG GAACTTATTGCCTTGGGAATATGCAATTCTGTGGGGTCATTCTTCCAAAGCTTTTCAGTCACTTGCTCAATGTCTCGGAGTCTTGTTCAGGAAAGCACCGGTGGGAAAACTCAG ATTGCAGGTGCTCTCTCTTCAGTTATGGTTCTGTTGGTAATTGTGGCTATTGGATACCTCTTTGAACCGCTTCCACAG ACAGTGCTAGCTGCAATTGTCATGGTGAACCTGAAAGGAATGTTTAAACAGTTTGGAGATGTTGCGCACTTCTGGAGAACCAGTAAGATTGAGCTG gcCATCTGGGTGGTAGCTTTTGTGGCTTCTCTTTTCCTGGGACTAGACTATGGTTTGCTTACTGCAGTAGCGTTTGCAATGATAACCGTTATTTACAGAACACAAAG ACCTCAATACAGAATTCTTGGTCAGATTCCTGACACTGACATCTACTGTGACGTGGAAGAGTACAAAGAG GTTAAAGAATAtcctggaataaaaatatttcaagctaACGCATCACTTTATTTTGCCAATAGCGAGTCATATACAAGTGCACTGAAGAAAAAG ACTGGAGTGGACCCTTGTGCCATATTAGCAGCAAGGAGAAAAGCCCAGAAGAGACACGCCAGGGAAATAAAGAAGGCAAATGCACTGAGAAAGAAAGCTGTATTGAAACTAGTGAATTCTTCG ACTAATGACGTGGAAGCAAGTGTAAAACATGAGATAGCAAACGATGAGTTACCTGTAAATGGAAGATTTGCATCTGCAGATGCGAGTGTACAAGACATGTCTTCTGATGAGCAAGAACATTTTGTGGAGCCCAAACCAAACATCCACTCTTTAATTCTGGATTTCGCCCCGGTGAACTTTGTGGATTCAGTTGGAGCAAAAACATTAAAATCA ATTATAAAAGAATACAAAGAAGTTGGTGTCTGCGTCTGCATTGCCAGCTGTAGTG GCCCTGTTATGAGTGAGCTGACAAGACTGAATTTTTTTGATAACGCTGTGACAAGAGAGTCGCTGTTTCACAGTATTCACGATGCTGTCCTTGCTTGCCAAGGGAAAGACAGGTCTGCTTCACAGGCTGCCTTCGACCTCTGA
- the SLC26A5 gene encoding prestin isoform X2 yields the protein MEHVQEHEVSLEQTPRYCVERPIYNEELLQGQLHRQERTPQTLRQKIAHSCRCSSKKAKSHLYRCLPILNWLPRYPVKEYLLGDIISGISTGVMQLPQGLAYALLAAVPPVFGLYSSFYPVFLYTFFGTSKHISIGTFAVISMMVGGVAVRQVPDEVISVGYNSTNVTDSLEYFDARNMKRVQVAVTLAFLSGIIQLCLGLLRFGFVAIYLTEPLVRGFTTAAAVHVFTSQLKYLLGIKTSRYSGPLSVVYSIAAVLSKITTTNIAALIVGLTCIVLLLIGKEINLRFKKKLPVPIPMEIIVVIIGTGVSAGMNLSESYRVDVVGNIPQGLRAPAVPDIQLIPAIFVDAIAIAIVGFSMAVSMAKIFALKHGYTIDGNQELIALGICNSVGSFFQSFSVTCSMSRSLVQESTGGKTQIAGALSSVMVLLVIVAIGYLFEPLPQTVLAAIVMVNLKGMFKQFGDVAHFWRTSKIELAIWVVAFVASLFLGLDYGLLTAVAFAMITVIYRTQRPQYRILGQIPDTDIYCDVEEYKEVKEYPGIKIFQANASLYFANSESYTSALKKKTGVDPCAILAARRKAQKRHAREIKKANALRKKAVLKLVNSSTNDVEASVKHEIANDELPVNGRFASADASVQDMSSDEQEHFVEPKPNIHSLILDFAPVNFVDSVGAKTLKSIIKEYKEVGVCVCIASCSGPVMSELTRLNFFDNAVTRESLFHSIHDAVLACQGKDRSASQAAFDL from the exons ATGGAACATGTTCAAGAACATGAGGTATCTCTTGAGCAAACCCCGAGGTATTGTGTGGAGAGACCAATATATAACGAGGAGCTCTTGCAAGGACAGCTGCACAGACAAGAAAGAACACCTCAGACTTTAAGGCAGAAGATTGCACATTCTTGTCG ttgCTCTTCTAAGAAAGCCAAGTCTCATCTTTACAGATGCTTACCGATTTTAAACTGGCTTCCCCGTTACCCAGTGAAAGAATACTTATTAGGAGACATTATCTCAGGTATAAGCACTGGGGTTATGCAGCTTCCTCAAG GTTTAGCCTATGCTTTGCTGGCAGCTGTTCCCCCCGTATTTGGCCTATATTCTTCATTTTATCCTGTCTTTCTATATACTTTTTTTGGAACCTCCAAGCACATATCAATAG GCACCTTTGCTGTGATTAGTATGATGGTTGGTGGCGTTGCTGTGAGACAAGTGCCTGATGAAGTGATATCTGTAGGCTATAATTCTACTAATGTTACAGATTCCCTTGAATATTTTGATGCTAGGAATATGAAGAGAGTACAGGTAGCTGTGACTCTCGCCTTTCTTTCAGGAATTATCCAG TTGTGTTTAGGTCTCCTTCGATTTGGATTTGTAGCCATCTATCTAACGGAGCCTCTGGTGCGAGGATTTACTACTGCTGCTGCAGTTCATGTCTTTACTTCTCAATTAAAGTATCTTCTTGGCATTAAGACTAGCCGATACAGTGGACCTCTCTCAGTTGTATAC AGCATAGCTgctgtgctttcaaaaataacaacGACAAATATTGCTGCATTGATTGTTGGATTAACGTGCATTGTTCTATTGTTGATTGGCAAGGAAATCAATCTCCGGTTTAAGAAGAAGCTCCCAGTTCCTATTCCTATGGAGATCATTGTG GTAATTATTGGCACAGGAGTTTCAGCTGGAATGAATCTGAGTGAGTCATACAGAGTGGATGTTGTTGGGAACATTCCTCAAGG GTTACGTGCACCAGCAGTTCCTGATATTCAGCTCATCCCAGCAATATTTGTGGATGCGATAGCAATAGCGATAGTTGGATTTTCAATGGCTGTATCAATGGCCAAGATCTTTGCCCTTAAACATGGTTACACCATTGATGGGAATCAG GAACTTATTGCCTTGGGAATATGCAATTCTGTGGGGTCATTCTTCCAAAGCTTTTCAGTCACTTGCTCAATGTCTCGGAGTCTTGTTCAGGAAAGCACCGGTGGGAAAACTCAG ATTGCAGGTGCTCTCTCTTCAGTTATGGTTCTGTTGGTAATTGTGGCTATTGGATACCTCTTTGAACCGCTTCCACAG ACAGTGCTAGCTGCAATTGTCATGGTGAACCTGAAAGGAATGTTTAAACAGTTTGGAGATGTTGCGCACTTCTGGAGAACCAGTAAGATTGAGCTG gcCATCTGGGTGGTAGCTTTTGTGGCTTCTCTTTTCCTGGGACTAGACTATGGTTTGCTTACTGCAGTAGCGTTTGCAATGATAACCGTTATTTACAGAACACAAAG ACCTCAATACAGAATTCTTGGTCAGATTCCTGACACTGACATCTACTGTGACGTGGAAGAGTACAAAGAG GTTAAAGAATAtcctggaataaaaatatttcaagctaACGCATCACTTTATTTTGCCAATAGCGAGTCATATACAAGTGCACTGAAGAAAAAG ACTGGAGTGGACCCTTGTGCCATATTAGCAGCAAGGAGAAAAGCCCAGAAGAGACACGCCAGGGAAATAAAGAAGGCAAATGCACTGAGAAAGAAAGCTGTATTGAAACTAGTGAATTCTTCG ACTAATGACGTGGAAGCAAGTGTAAAACATGAGATAGCAAACGATGAGTTACCTGTAAATGGAAGATTTGCATCTGCAGATGCGAGTGTACAAGACATGTCTTCTGATGAGCAAGAACATTTTGTGGAGCCCAAACCAAACATCCACTCTTTAATTCTGGATTTCGCCCCGGTGAACTTTGTGGATTCAGTTGGAGCAAAAACATTAAAATCA ATTATAAAAGAATACAAAGAAGTTGGTGTCTGCGTCTGCATTGCCAGCTGTAGTG GCCCTGTTATGAGTGAGCTGACAAGACTGAATTTTTTTGATAACGCTGTGACAAGAGAGTCGCTGTTTCACAGTATTCACGATGCTGTCCTTGCTTGCCAAGGGAAAGACAGGTCTGCTTCACAGGCTGCCTTCGACCTCTGA
- the SLC26A5 gene encoding prestin isoform X1, whose product MVTAPRLHVPDQFFLVCFSVESVKLFFRGSCSVRSIMEHVQEHEVSLEQTPRYCVERPIYNEELLQGQLHRQERTPQTLRQKIAHSCRCSSKKAKSHLYRCLPILNWLPRYPVKEYLLGDIISGISTGVMQLPQGLAYALLAAVPPVFGLYSSFYPVFLYTFFGTSKHISIGTFAVISMMVGGVAVRQVPDEVISVGYNSTNVTDSLEYFDARNMKRVQVAVTLAFLSGIIQLCLGLLRFGFVAIYLTEPLVRGFTTAAAVHVFTSQLKYLLGIKTSRYSGPLSVVYSIAAVLSKITTTNIAALIVGLTCIVLLLIGKEINLRFKKKLPVPIPMEIIVVIIGTGVSAGMNLSESYRVDVVGNIPQGLRAPAVPDIQLIPAIFVDAIAIAIVGFSMAVSMAKIFALKHGYTIDGNQELIALGICNSVGSFFQSFSVTCSMSRSLVQESTGGKTQIAGALSSVMVLLVIVAIGYLFEPLPQTVLAAIVMVNLKGMFKQFGDVAHFWRTSKIELAIWVVAFVASLFLGLDYGLLTAVAFAMITVIYRTQRPQYRILGQIPDTDIYCDVEEYKEVKEYPGIKIFQANASLYFANSESYTSALKKKTGVDPCAILAARRKAQKRHAREIKKANALRKKAVLKLVNSSTNDVEASVKHEIANDELPVNGRFASADASVQDMSSDEQEHFVEPKPNIHSLILDFAPVNFVDSVGAKTLKSIIKEYKEVGVCVCIASCSGPVMSELTRLNFFDNAVTRESLFHSIHDAVLACQGKDRSASQAAFDL is encoded by the exons GTTTTTCAGTGGAGAGTGTGAAACTGTTCTTCCGTGGTTCCTGCTCCGTGAGATCAATTATGGAACATGTTCAAGAACATGAGGTATCTCTTGAGCAAACCCCGAGGTATTGTGTGGAGAGACCAATATATAACGAGGAGCTCTTGCAAGGACAGCTGCACAGACAAGAAAGAACACCTCAGACTTTAAGGCAGAAGATTGCACATTCTTGTCG ttgCTCTTCTAAGAAAGCCAAGTCTCATCTTTACAGATGCTTACCGATTTTAAACTGGCTTCCCCGTTACCCAGTGAAAGAATACTTATTAGGAGACATTATCTCAGGTATAAGCACTGGGGTTATGCAGCTTCCTCAAG GTTTAGCCTATGCTTTGCTGGCAGCTGTTCCCCCCGTATTTGGCCTATATTCTTCATTTTATCCTGTCTTTCTATATACTTTTTTTGGAACCTCCAAGCACATATCAATAG GCACCTTTGCTGTGATTAGTATGATGGTTGGTGGCGTTGCTGTGAGACAAGTGCCTGATGAAGTGATATCTGTAGGCTATAATTCTACTAATGTTACAGATTCCCTTGAATATTTTGATGCTAGGAATATGAAGAGAGTACAGGTAGCTGTGACTCTCGCCTTTCTTTCAGGAATTATCCAG TTGTGTTTAGGTCTCCTTCGATTTGGATTTGTAGCCATCTATCTAACGGAGCCTCTGGTGCGAGGATTTACTACTGCTGCTGCAGTTCATGTCTTTACTTCTCAATTAAAGTATCTTCTTGGCATTAAGACTAGCCGATACAGTGGACCTCTCTCAGTTGTATAC AGCATAGCTgctgtgctttcaaaaataacaacGACAAATATTGCTGCATTGATTGTTGGATTAACGTGCATTGTTCTATTGTTGATTGGCAAGGAAATCAATCTCCGGTTTAAGAAGAAGCTCCCAGTTCCTATTCCTATGGAGATCATTGTG GTAATTATTGGCACAGGAGTTTCAGCTGGAATGAATCTGAGTGAGTCATACAGAGTGGATGTTGTTGGGAACATTCCTCAAGG GTTACGTGCACCAGCAGTTCCTGATATTCAGCTCATCCCAGCAATATTTGTGGATGCGATAGCAATAGCGATAGTTGGATTTTCAATGGCTGTATCAATGGCCAAGATCTTTGCCCTTAAACATGGTTACACCATTGATGGGAATCAG GAACTTATTGCCTTGGGAATATGCAATTCTGTGGGGTCATTCTTCCAAAGCTTTTCAGTCACTTGCTCAATGTCTCGGAGTCTTGTTCAGGAAAGCACCGGTGGGAAAACTCAG ATTGCAGGTGCTCTCTCTTCAGTTATGGTTCTGTTGGTAATTGTGGCTATTGGATACCTCTTTGAACCGCTTCCACAG ACAGTGCTAGCTGCAATTGTCATGGTGAACCTGAAAGGAATGTTTAAACAGTTTGGAGATGTTGCGCACTTCTGGAGAACCAGTAAGATTGAGCTG gcCATCTGGGTGGTAGCTTTTGTGGCTTCTCTTTTCCTGGGACTAGACTATGGTTTGCTTACTGCAGTAGCGTTTGCAATGATAACCGTTATTTACAGAACACAAAG ACCTCAATACAGAATTCTTGGTCAGATTCCTGACACTGACATCTACTGTGACGTGGAAGAGTACAAAGAG GTTAAAGAATAtcctggaataaaaatatttcaagctaACGCATCACTTTATTTTGCCAATAGCGAGTCATATACAAGTGCACTGAAGAAAAAG ACTGGAGTGGACCCTTGTGCCATATTAGCAGCAAGGAGAAAAGCCCAGAAGAGACACGCCAGGGAAATAAAGAAGGCAAATGCACTGAGAAAGAAAGCTGTATTGAAACTAGTGAATTCTTCG ACTAATGACGTGGAAGCAAGTGTAAAACATGAGATAGCAAACGATGAGTTACCTGTAAATGGAAGATTTGCATCTGCAGATGCGAGTGTACAAGACATGTCTTCTGATGAGCAAGAACATTTTGTGGAGCCCAAACCAAACATCCACTCTTTAATTCTGGATTTCGCCCCGGTGAACTTTGTGGATTCAGTTGGAGCAAAAACATTAAAATCA ATTATAAAAGAATACAAAGAAGTTGGTGTCTGCGTCTGCATTGCCAGCTGTAGTG GCCCTGTTATGAGTGAGCTGACAAGACTGAATTTTTTTGATAACGCTGTGACAAGAGAGTCGCTGTTTCACAGTATTCACGATGCTGTCCTTGCTTGCCAAGGGAAAGACAGGTCTGCTTCACAGGCTGCCTTCGACCTCTGA